Proteins from a single region of Desulfobacter postgatei 2ac9:
- a CDS encoding glycosyltransferase family 4 protein: MEYKKKCRVLIIIENLPAPFDRRVWQEATTLRDAGYTVAIACPTSKGYELRYEVVEQIPIYRYRLPTEGHGAMGYLAEYSAALFWQFVICWRVLLFGPGFDIIHACNPPDNIFLIGGFFKLFFGKKFLFDHHDINPELYEAKFGRKDFFYRVMLAWERWTFKTADISIATNESYKKIAIERGNMSPEKIFVVRSGPKLDRLRIIPPMPALKKGRQYMVGYVGVMGAQEGIDYLLKAARHIVRGMGRDDIHFGLVGGGTDLERLKHMADELGVAEYVTFTGRVSDQDLLEMLNTADVCVNPDVANEMNDKSTMNKIMEYMALGKPIVQFDLTEGKFSAREASLYARQNDAVDLAEKIVFLLDDPKARKQMGEYGRNRVINELEWRYEAPKLLAAYRALE; the protein is encoded by the coding sequence ATGGAGTATAAAAAAAAGTGCCGGGTTCTGATTATCATTGAAAACCTCCCTGCCCCATTTGATCGGCGGGTATGGCAGGAGGCCACGACTCTGAGGGACGCCGGATATACAGTTGCCATTGCCTGCCCTACCAGCAAAGGCTATGAATTGCGATATGAAGTGGTTGAACAAATTCCCATTTACCGCTACCGGTTGCCCACAGAAGGCCACGGGGCCATGGGATATCTGGCAGAGTATTCTGCCGCACTTTTCTGGCAGTTTGTTATCTGCTGGCGGGTTTTGTTATTCGGTCCCGGATTTGATATCATTCATGCCTGCAATCCGCCGGATAATATCTTTTTGATCGGTGGTTTTTTCAAATTATTTTTTGGTAAAAAATTCCTCTTTGATCATCACGACATCAACCCTGAGTTGTATGAAGCCAAATTCGGCCGTAAGGATTTTTTTTACCGGGTTATGCTGGCCTGGGAACGATGGACATTCAAGACTGCTGACATTTCCATTGCTACGAACGAATCCTATAAAAAAATAGCCATTGAACGGGGGAACATGTCTCCGGAAAAAATTTTTGTAGTCCGGAGTGGGCCGAAACTGGATCGTTTGCGGATTATTCCGCCGATGCCAGCTTTGAAAAAGGGACGTCAATATATGGTCGGCTATGTAGGGGTCATGGGGGCGCAGGAAGGGATTGACTATTTGCTTAAGGCTGCCCGGCATATTGTAAGGGGGATGGGTAGGGATGACATTCACTTCGGCCTTGTGGGAGGAGGTACCGATCTGGAGCGGTTGAAGCATATGGCAGATGAACTGGGGGTGGCAGAGTATGTGACATTCACCGGCCGGGTTTCAGACCAGGACTTGCTGGAAATGCTGAACACTGCTGATGTATGTGTGAATCCGGATGTGGCGAATGAAATGAATGACAAATCCACCATGAATAAAATCATGGAATATATGGCACTGGGCAAACCCATTGTTCAGTTTGATCTTACCGAAGGAAAATTTTCAGCCCGGGAAGCTTCATTGTATGCCCGGCAGAATGACGCGGTTGATCTGGCAGAAAAAATTGTTTTTTTGCTGGATGATCCAAAAGCCCGAAAGCAGATGGGAGAATATGGCCGCAATCGGGTAATCAACGAACTGGAATGGAGATATGAGGCCCCGAAACTTCTTGCAGCTTATAGAGCTTTGGAATGA
- a CDS encoding nucleotide sugar dehydrogenase, with translation MKISIFGMGYVGAVSAGCLAGEGHEIIGVDSVQAKVDLINKGLTPIIEKDIGELIQAAVKEGRLQATTDAAEAVAATDISFVCVGTPSQLNGNLDLKYIRRVCEKIGSALQEKNGHHVVVIRSTILPGTMRSVVIPTLETASGKKAGKGFGVCNNPEFLREGTAVYDFHNPPKTVIGEIDAASGDILAELYQKMDAPIIRTDLETAEMVKYVDNCWHALKVGFANEVGNICKAVGTDGHRVMDIFCKDTKLNLSPYYLKPGFAFGGSCLPKDLRALTYKGKSLDLELPILNSIIPSNLLQIERGLNMILTRPGRKVGVLGFSFKAGTDDLRESPMVEVIERLLGKGYDIRIYDKNVNLARLVGANRDYILNLIPHIAKMMVQSVDDILAHADTIVIGNNDPEFEAAMERISGNQIVIDLVRVAQKQSHEGVYDGICW, from the coding sequence ATGAAAATCAGCATATTCGGGATGGGCTATGTCGGTGCGGTGTCCGCTGGTTGCCTAGCTGGCGAGGGGCATGAGATTATTGGCGTTGATTCGGTGCAGGCCAAGGTGGACCTGATCAATAAGGGGCTTACACCCATTATTGAAAAAGATATTGGAGAGCTGATTCAGGCCGCGGTAAAAGAAGGAAGGCTCCAGGCCACTACAGATGCGGCTGAAGCTGTTGCTGCAACTGATATTTCCTTTGTGTGTGTGGGTACACCTAGCCAGTTAAACGGCAATCTGGATCTTAAATATATTCGCCGGGTTTGTGAAAAAATAGGCTCTGCCTTGCAGGAGAAGAACGGCCACCATGTGGTGGTGATTCGCAGCACAATTCTTCCCGGAACCATGCGTAGCGTGGTCATTCCCACTTTGGAAACAGCTTCCGGCAAAAAGGCTGGTAAAGGGTTTGGGGTTTGCAACAATCCTGAATTCCTTAGGGAAGGAACAGCAGTCTATGATTTTCATAACCCTCCCAAGACAGTGATCGGGGAGATTGATGCCGCAAGTGGTGATATATTGGCAGAACTTTACCAAAAGATGGATGCCCCCATAATCCGCACTGATCTGGAGACAGCGGAAATGGTGAAATATGTGGACAATTGCTGGCATGCTTTAAAGGTTGGGTTTGCCAACGAGGTGGGCAACATCTGCAAGGCGGTCGGGACAGACGGCCACCGGGTCATGGACATTTTCTGTAAGGATACCAAACTCAATCTTTCACCCTATTATCTTAAACCGGGGTTTGCCTTTGGCGGCTCATGTCTGCCTAAAGATCTGAGAGCTTTGACATATAAGGGAAAAAGCCTTGATCTGGAGCTACCGATTTTGAACAGCATTATCCCCAGCAACCTGCTTCAGATCGAACGGGGCTTGAACATGATCCTGACGCGACCCGGCCGCAAAGTTGGTGTGCTGGGGTTCAGCTTTAAGGCTGGAACCGATGATCTTCGCGAAAGCCCCATGGTTGAAGTGATTGAGCGTTTGCTCGGCAAAGGCTATGACATCCGGATTTATGATAAAAATGTCAACCTGGCGCGCCTGGTGGGAGCCAACCGGGATTATATCCTTAACCTTATTCCCCACATTGCCAAAATGATGGTTCAATCCGTGGATGATATTCTGGCCCATGCCGATACTATCGTGATCGGCAATAATGATCCTGAATTTGAGGCTGCCATGGAGCGAATTTCAGGCAACCAGATCGTAATTGATTTAGTCAGGGTTGCTCAGAAACAAAGCCACGAAGGGGTCTATGATGGCATCTGTTGGTAA
- a CDS encoding FitA-like ribbon-helix-helix domain-containing protein: MASLTIRNIDDSLKATLRMSAAANQRSMEEEARQILKRFLLQKKCAEGIGTRIAKRFSEAGGIELSPVSRSLPRQSSISSSDSYQ, encoded by the coding sequence ATGGCGAGTTTAACAATCCGAAATATTGATGATTCTCTTAAAGCAACCTTACGGATGAGTGCTGCGGCAAACCAAAGATCAATGGAGGAGGAGGCCCGACAAATCCTCAAACGTTTTTTATTGCAAAAAAAATGCGCTGAGGGAATCGGGACTCGTATTGCAAAACGCTTTTCAGAGGCTGGAGGCATTGAACTCTCCCCTGTGTCTCGTTCTTTGCCTCGTCAATCTTCCATCTCATCAAGTGATTCATATCAATGA
- a CDS encoding type II toxin-antitoxin system VapC family toxin, which yields MILLDTNVLSELMRPNPNNGVVAWIDALPDDDVWISAITVGEIRLGLALLPQGGRRQTLSGLAEEMFQEEFFEKCLPFDYQAAEVYAQIVSSRSRQGRPITVEDAQIAAIALSSDLELSTRNVKDFLGIEELKLVNPWEL from the coding sequence ATGATCCTTCTCGATACAAATGTTCTTTCCGAATTGATGCGCCCAAATCCCAACAACGGTGTTGTCGCGTGGATTGATGCCCTGCCGGATGATGATGTCTGGATTAGCGCGATCACAGTGGGGGAAATTCGCCTGGGTCTTGCCCTGCTGCCCCAGGGAGGTCGCAGGCAAACACTGAGTGGACTGGCAGAAGAGATGTTCCAGGAGGAGTTTTTTGAAAAATGTCTGCCTTTCGACTATCAAGCCGCTGAAGTGTACGCACAGATCGTTTCGTCACGAAGTCGGCAAGGGCGGCCCATTACGGTTGAAGATGCACAAATTGCTGCAATCGCCCTGAGTTCGGACCTTGAGCTATCAACTCGGAATGTCAAGGATTTTCTGGGCATTGAAGAGTTAAAACTGGTTAATCCGTGGGAATTATAG
- a CDS encoding nucleoside-diphosphate sugar epimerase/dehydratase, giving the protein MAITAASFIAAYFIKRDLLPEGLSGLTTGLNYYIVFLSIIIIWYVCFSWVGIYQSFRERPLSWFFIHIVKACLAGLLILNLFLFLFHIRGMSRLLLGIFFVLNVTGLTLFKWFVILILERMRSLGYNTRNILIVGSQTRAAGVIRSIDETRGGGYRILGCFDTEPDRVGANVVNGYRVVGSMADLSAFLEHNVVDELIFAMPLRKIQDPGCWPLYSHGRNHGGESQDHSGLATALSGLCPGCGNHPGDRFCRGTHADSSEYLSERGDAAD; this is encoded by the coding sequence ATGGCCATCACTGCAGCAAGTTTTATTGCGGCCTATTTTATCAAGCGGGATCTGTTGCCAGAAGGGCTCAGCGGGCTGACAACCGGTCTCAATTATTATATTGTGTTCCTCTCCATCATCATTATCTGGTATGTCTGCTTCAGTTGGGTGGGGATCTACCAGTCCTTCCGGGAGCGTCCTCTCTCCTGGTTTTTTATTCACATTGTCAAGGCATGTCTGGCCGGACTATTGATACTGAATCTTTTTCTGTTCCTCTTCCATATCAGGGGCATGAGCCGATTGCTGCTCGGTATCTTTTTTGTTCTCAACGTGACTGGCCTGACACTGTTCAAATGGTTTGTGATCCTGATACTTGAACGGATGCGATCATTAGGATACAATACCCGTAATATCCTCATTGTGGGCAGTCAGACCAGGGCTGCGGGCGTGATCCGCTCCATTGACGAAACCCGTGGTGGCGGATATCGTATATTAGGGTGTTTTGACACTGAGCCTGACCGGGTGGGGGCAAATGTGGTCAACGGCTACCGGGTGGTGGGCAGTATGGCTGACCTCAGTGCTTTTCTTGAACATAACGTGGTGGACGAGCTGATTTTTGCCATGCCCCTGCGTAAGATCCAGGATCCAGGATGCTGGCCGTTATATAGCCATGGCCGAAACCATGGGGGTGAAAGTCAGGATCATTCCGGACTGGCAACTGCATTATCTGGACTATGCCCCGGATGTGGCAACCATCCGGGTGACAGATTTTGTAGGGGTACCCACGCTGACTCTTCAGAGTATCTCTCTGAACGAGGGGATGCTGCTGATTAA
- a CDS encoding class I SAM-dependent methyltransferase: MRGGGEAATISRVFGTKVIGIDMESNFSAEAAQEVELQVADATKMPFSDSSFDFVYSYHALEHIPNFRKALQEIKRVLSSGGHWMIGVPNQSRLLGYIGSKGATLTQKMIWNYTDWKMKFMGRFTNENGAHAGFAIEQLSKELSNNLGRPVDISLEYYKTIYPNHTRKLTVVSFTGCSRFLFPSIYYYGSVNGV; this comes from the coding sequence ATGCGGGGGGGGGGGGAGGCAGCCACTATTAGCCGTGTATTCGGGACCAAGGTAATAGGAATAGATATGGAGTCTAATTTTTCGGCTGAGGCAGCACAAGAAGTTGAATTACAGGTTGCTGATGCTACTAAAATGCCGTTTTCCGACAGCTCATTTGACTTCGTATATTCATACCATGCTCTTGAACATATCCCAAACTTCAGAAAAGCTCTGCAGGAAATCAAGCGTGTGTTATCCTCTGGAGGACATTGGATGATCGGCGTTCCAAACCAATCCAGATTGTTAGGGTATATAGGTAGTAAAGGCGCTACTCTTACCCAAAAGATGATATGGAACTATACGGATTGGAAAATGAAATTTATGGGTCGTTTCACCAATGAAAATGGTGCGCATGCTGGCTTCGCAATTGAGCAATTATCAAAAGAGTTGTCGAACAACTTAGGTAGGCCTGTAGATATTAGCTTGGAATATTACAAAACAATATATCCTAATCACACAAGAAAATTGACCGTTGTTTCATTTACCGGATGCAGTAGATTCCTCTTCCCCTCAATTTATTATTATGGATCAGTAAATGGAGTATAA
- a CDS encoding sugar transferase, whose product MLLIKAFMDYGLALVFLALFSPLFLLIALAIVVISPGPVFYRQKRLGQGGRVR is encoded by the coding sequence ATGCTGCTGATTAAGGCATTCATGGATTATGGCCTTGCTCTGGTATTTCTTGCCCTGTTCTCCCCGCTATTTCTTCTCATTGCGCTTGCCATTGTTGTGATATCACCGGGGCCGGTCTTTTATCGTCAGAAACGGCTGGGTCAGGGGGGCCGAGTGAGATAA